In the genome of Nitrosopumilus sp., one region contains:
- a CDS encoding ACT domain-containing protein: MSVPEVVREIITRNRSIYDCMKMDLINYTALAVKIQPEIEKILGNSVNLNTVVVAIKRYADSFEIKDEVREESVLKNARLALTDGIMDVKFSVKDSNGMDPMEIIDKFSKITNNYDFFRLSDSFRFLAEDMDDIRQIFGNVAENNEMFSTGLAKIRISIPSSQNQSDVVSYVAEVLHANGIELVNAFFSQDSIIIILNERDSSKAYDILHSDIMRT; the protein is encoded by the coding sequence ATGTCCGTTCCAGAAGTTGTTAGAGAAATCATTACTAGAAATCGTTCAATTTATGATTGTATGAAAATGGATTTGATAAACTATACAGCTTTGGCTGTAAAAATTCAACCAGAAATTGAAAAAATTCTAGGCAATTCTGTAAATCTCAATACAGTAGTTGTTGCAATCAAAAGATATGCTGACTCGTTTGAAATTAAAGATGAAGTTCGGGAAGAATCAGTTTTAAAAAATGCCAGATTAGCTTTAACAGATGGGATTATGGATGTAAAGTTTTCAGTAAAGGATTCCAATGGAATGGATCCAATGGAAATTATTGATAAATTCTCTAAAATAACTAATAATTATGATTTTTTCAGACTTTCTGATTCATTTAGATTTCTTGCAGAAGATATGGACGATATTAGACAGATTTTTGGTAATGTAGCAGAAAATAATGAAATGTTCAGTACGGGTCTGGCAAAAATTCGAATTTCAATTCCAAGTTCTCAAAATCAATCAGATGTAGTATCCTATGTAGCTGAAGTATTACATGCTAATGGAATAGAATTGGTTAATGCATTTTTCAGTCAGGATAGCATCATAATTATTCTAAATGAGAGAGATTCTTCAAAGGCCTATGATATTTTACATTCAGATATCATGAGAACCTGA